The nucleotide sequence TTGGCAATTATGTGTGAAAAAAGTATCATTAGATTTATTTCcaataactaaatataaatagaCAATGAAAACGATATCATATAATCAAAATTTGGTTAGcctataaatgaataataacaaATTACCGTAAAGATAATTCAAGTCAAATAAGATGAAAGACTAATCTTATGAtgaatcttaatttttaaatcatatttgtAAGGCTAGTATGGATTACCACGAAATGAACTTTTGAATGTAAGTGAATAgctatgttaataataaatatagattaaattgaaattaattgaCTTTCTTTATACATaaacatgttgttttatatatatttacaaagttttctagatggatgtcaaaagtgttTTCCTTAATAGtgaattaagtgaagaagtatacgttgaACAATCTCCTACTTTTAAAAATTCTGTTCTAATTACTCATGTTTATAGATTGGACAAGGCACTctatggtcttaaacaagcttCTAGAGCATGGTACGATACACTAACGAAATTCTTGTTTAATCATGATTTCACTATAGGATCTGTAGATAAAACCTTATTcaagtttgagaaaaatgagCACATACTACTTGtacaaatctatgtagatgatattattttttggttcaactaatccaaaactgtgtgataaattctataaaataatgACTGACAAAtatgaaatgagtatgatgggagagttCAGCTTCTTCTTAGGCCTTCAGGTTTGGAAGATTGAaggaggaaccttcatcaatcaagccAAATACACAAAAGAGTAAAGAAATTTGGCATGGAAAGTTATTTGGTTGCCTCAACCCCAATGAACTTCTTGATCAAAttagataaggatgaagatgatcAAAGTGTTGACATCACAAAATATCGTAGAATCATTGGATCACTTCTCTATTTAACATTATGTCGACTAGACATTATATTTGCGGTTGGAGTTTATGGGAGATTTCAGgataatcctaaacaatctcactacGTTGCTtctaaaagaatattgaaatatcttaagggcaCTCAAGATGTGGAACTGTGGTATTCGAAGGATTATAGTTTCAACATAACAAGTTATTCTGATGCAGATTACGCAAGATGCAAAGTAGACCCAAAGAGTACCAGCGAGACTTGTCAGTTCTTAGGTGACCAGCTCA is from Impatiens glandulifera unplaced genomic scaffold, dImpGla2.1, whole genome shotgun sequence and encodes:
- the LOC124918448 gene encoding uncharacterized mitochondrial protein AtMg00810-like — its product is MESYLVASTPMNFLIKLDKDEDDQSVDITKYRRIIGSLLYLTLCRLDIIFAVGVYGRFQDNPKQSHYVASKRILKYLKGTQDVELWYSKDYSFNITSYSDADYARCKVDPKSTSETCQFLGDQLMSWYSKKQTSVATSTSKVEYLAVGSCCAQLL